In one window of Streptomyces sp. NBC_01224 DNA:
- a CDS encoding class I SAM-dependent methyltransferase, which produces MGRVNAFAPNDPSDADDRSDAPDPSDPLAAFMALRTPEGAALLDGLRSYDPAQELATATRLRRTHPASLVSAALGQARLRQRAVAKFGAEDAYRMFFTPNGVEQATRTSVATHRAQRFVAAGGVRSVADLCCGIGGDAIALARAGISVLAVDRDPLTAEVARANAAALGLDGLIEVRCADVTEIDTSPYDAVFVDPARRGGRGRIFDPEAYSPPLSWATGAALEAPRAALKIAPGIPHEAIPAQAEAEWISDGGDVKEAVLWFGEGFAAGSYRATVLPARATLWSGAPLPAPPVGPVGRYLYEPDGAVIRAHLVADIVARCDGRLVDETIAYVTSDQLYDSPYTAGYEITDRLPFNMKKLKALLRERKVGVLTVKKRGSAVEPEELRRRMKLQGPNSATVFLTRVAGAPTMLIGHPLTGPA; this is translated from the coding sequence ATGGGGCGCGTGAACGCCTTCGCCCCGAACGACCCGTCCGACGCCGACGACAGGTCCGACGCCCCCGACCCGTCCGACCCCCTCGCCGCTTTCATGGCCCTGCGCACCCCCGAGGGCGCGGCGCTCCTGGACGGACTGCGGTCGTACGACCCCGCCCAGGAACTCGCCACCGCCACCCGGCTTCGCCGCACCCATCCGGCCTCGCTGGTCTCGGCGGCGCTGGGGCAGGCGCGGCTGCGGCAGCGGGCGGTGGCGAAATTCGGTGCCGAGGACGCGTACCGGATGTTCTTCACACCGAACGGCGTCGAGCAGGCGACGCGTACGTCGGTGGCCACCCATCGCGCACAGCGGTTCGTGGCGGCGGGCGGGGTGCGGAGCGTCGCCGATCTCTGCTGCGGGATCGGCGGCGACGCGATCGCGCTCGCACGGGCGGGCATCTCCGTCCTCGCAGTGGACCGCGACCCGCTGACCGCCGAGGTGGCCCGCGCCAACGCCGCCGCGCTCGGCCTGGACGGGCTGATCGAGGTGCGGTGCGCCGATGTCACCGAGATCGACACCTCGCCCTACGACGCGGTCTTCGTCGACCCGGCCCGGCGCGGCGGCCGGGGCAGGATCTTCGACCCCGAGGCGTACTCACCGCCGCTCTCCTGGGCGACCGGCGCCGCACTCGAGGCGCCCCGTGCCGCGCTGAAGATCGCCCCCGGCATCCCGCACGAGGCGATCCCGGCGCAGGCGGAGGCCGAGTGGATCTCGGACGGCGGTGATGTGAAGGAGGCGGTGCTCTGGTTCGGCGAGGGCTTCGCGGCCGGTTCCTACCGCGCCACCGTGCTTCCCGCCCGCGCCACCCTGTGGTCCGGCGCCCCGCTGCCCGCCCCGCCCGTCGGCCCGGTCGGCCGCTATCTGTACGAGCCGGACGGCGCCGTCATCCGCGCCCATCTGGTCGCCGACATCGTGGCGCGGTGCGACGGCCGACTGGTCGACGAGACCATCGCGTACGTCACGAGCGACCAGCTGTACGACTCCCCGTACACCGCCGGGTACGAGATCACCGACCGGCTGCCGTTCAACATGAAGAAGCTCAAGGCGCTGCTGCGGGAGCGGAAGGTCGGCGTCCTGACGGTGAAGAAGCGCGGCTCGGCCGTCGAACCGGAGGAGCTGCGCCGCAGGATGAAGCTCCAGGGGCCGAACTCCGCGACGGTCTTCCTCACCCGGGTGGCCGGAGCCCCGACGATGCTGATCGGCCACCCGCTGACCGGACCCGCCTGA
- a CDS encoding class I SAM-dependent methyltransferase has product MGFYVERIVPRIADAVGGTEAVEPLRRRVCEGLYGEIIEIGFGSGHNVPFYPDAVTDVAAVEPSDLGWELAHDRIDTGHTPVRRACLDSQYLPFEDDTFDGALSTWTLCTIPDADAALREVRRVLKPGAALHFLEHGLAPEEDENVRRWQRRLDPLEQRLFAGCHLTRRIADMLTAAGFTIIALDVFYGKGAPKSMGAYSLGVAVR; this is encoded by the coding sequence ATGGGGTTCTATGTCGAGCGGATCGTGCCCCGGATCGCCGATGCCGTCGGCGGTACAGAGGCAGTCGAACCGCTGCGGCGGCGGGTCTGCGAGGGCCTGTACGGCGAGATCATCGAGATCGGGTTCGGTTCCGGGCACAACGTTCCGTTCTATCCGGACGCCGTCACCGACGTGGCCGCGGTCGAGCCGTCCGATCTCGGCTGGGAGCTGGCCCATGACCGTATCGACACGGGGCACACCCCGGTGCGGCGCGCCTGTCTGGACAGTCAGTACCTGCCGTTCGAGGACGACACCTTCGACGGTGCCCTGTCCACGTGGACGCTGTGCACCATCCCCGACGCCGATGCGGCGCTGCGCGAGGTGCGGCGGGTACTCAAACCCGGTGCGGCCCTGCACTTCCTGGAGCACGGGCTGGCGCCGGAGGAGGACGAGAACGTACGCCGCTGGCAACGCCGCCTCGATCCTCTGGAGCAGCGGCTCTTCGCCGGGTGCCATCTGACCCGGCGGATCGCCGACATGCTGACGGCCGCGGGGTTCACGATCATCGCTCTCGACGTGTTCTACGGGAAGGGCGCGCCGAAGTCGATGGGGGCCTACTCGCTGGGCGTCGCCGTGCGCTGA
- a CDS encoding VOC family protein, with protein MQKIKTFLWFDNQAEEAANHYISIFGGDSKVLNTTYYNEAAPGETGKVMTVDFLLAGQEYIALNGGPQFPFTEAISLSVDCASQEEVDTLWSRLTEGGEEGQCGWLKDKYGLSWQLVPQGLSEALSDPDPAKAERAMKAMLGMRKLDIEALRNA; from the coding sequence ATGCAGAAGATCAAGACCTTCCTGTGGTTCGACAACCAGGCCGAGGAAGCCGCGAATCACTACATCTCCATCTTCGGCGGCGACTCGAAGGTACTGAACACGACGTACTACAACGAGGCGGCGCCCGGCGAGACGGGCAAGGTCATGACGGTCGACTTCCTCCTGGCCGGCCAGGAGTACATCGCGCTCAACGGCGGCCCGCAGTTCCCCTTCACCGAGGCGATCTCGCTGTCCGTGGACTGTGCGTCGCAGGAAGAGGTGGACACCCTGTGGTCCAGGCTCACCGAGGGCGGCGAAGAGGGGCAGTGCGGCTGGCTCAAGGACAAGTACGGTCTGTCCTGGCAACTCGTTCCGCAGGGGCTGAGCGAGGCGCTGTCCGACCCGGACCCGGCGAAGGCCGAGCGGGCGATGAAGGCGATGCTCGGCATGAGGAAGCTGGACATCGAGGCGCTGCGCAACGCCTGA
- a CDS encoding RNA polymerase sigma factor encodes MTVTAASARTAVEAVFRIESARIIAGVTRIVRDVGIAEELAQDALVAALEQWPESGVPDRPGAWLMATARHRAIDLVRRKETYARKLAEVGRALEDVPPPEPAEADDIDDDLLRLIFTACHPVLSTAARIALTLRLLGGLTTDEIARAFLAPEPTVAQRIVRAKRTLGREGVPFEVPYGPERAARLDSVLEVIYLIFNEGYAATTGDDWLRPALCEDALRLARVLAGLMEQEPEVHGLVALLELQASRTAARTGPDRAPVLLADQNRARWDHLLIRRGVAALERAVAATEEGAGLGPYAVQAAIAACHARAVTYEDTDWTTIAVLYDRLAVIAPSPVVELNRAVAVSMAQGPAAGLALVDALADDPALKDYHLLPSVRGDLLARTGRTDEARAEFVRAAGLTRNERERAMLLDRAALQGRAER; translated from the coding sequence GTGACCGTGACGGCAGCAAGTGCGAGGACGGCGGTCGAAGCGGTCTTCAGGATCGAGTCCGCGCGGATCATCGCAGGTGTCACCCGCATCGTGCGGGACGTGGGCATCGCCGAGGAACTCGCGCAGGACGCCCTGGTGGCCGCGCTGGAACAGTGGCCGGAGTCAGGTGTCCCGGACCGGCCGGGCGCCTGGCTCATGGCCACCGCCAGACACCGCGCGATCGATCTCGTACGCCGCAAGGAGACGTACGCGCGCAAGCTGGCCGAGGTCGGGCGGGCCCTGGAGGACGTGCCGCCGCCCGAGCCCGCCGAAGCGGACGACATCGACGACGACCTGCTCCGGCTGATCTTTACCGCCTGCCATCCGGTGCTCTCCACCGCGGCCCGGATCGCCCTCACCCTGCGGCTGCTCGGCGGGCTCACCACCGATGAGATCGCCCGCGCGTTCCTGGCCCCCGAACCGACCGTCGCCCAGCGCATCGTCCGGGCGAAACGGACCCTGGGCCGGGAGGGCGTCCCCTTCGAGGTGCCCTACGGACCCGAGCGCGCCGCCCGCCTCGATTCCGTGCTCGAAGTCATCTACCTGATCTTCAACGAGGGGTATGCGGCGACCACGGGCGACGACTGGCTGCGACCGGCGCTGTGCGAGGACGCGCTGCGGCTGGCCCGGGTGCTCGCGGGCCTGATGGAGCAGGAGCCCGAGGTCCACGGCCTGGTCGCGCTGCTGGAACTCCAGGCCTCGCGCACCGCCGCCAGGACCGGGCCGGACCGCGCGCCGGTGCTGCTCGCCGACCAGAACCGGGCCCGCTGGGACCACTTGCTGATCCGGCGCGGTGTCGCGGCCCTGGAGCGGGCCGTGGCCGCGACGGAGGAGGGCGCCGGGCTCGGCCCGTACGCCGTGCAGGCCGCGATCGCCGCGTGCCACGCCCGGGCGGTGACGTACGAGGACACGGACTGGACGACCATCGCCGTCCTCTACGACCGCCTCGCCGTCATCGCACCGTCTCCGGTCGTCGAGCTCAACCGGGCCGTGGCGGTCTCGATGGCACAGGGCCCGGCGGCCGGTCTCGCCCTGGTCGACGCGCTGGCCGACGACCCGGCGCTCAAGGACTACCACCTGCTGCCCAGCGTCCGCGGCGATCTGCTGGCCAGGACGGGCCGTACGGACGAGGCGCGGGCGGAGTTCGTACGGGCGGCCGGACTGACCCGGAACGAACGGGAACGCGCGATGCTCCTGGACCGCGCGGCACTTCAGGGCCGCGCCGAGCGATGA
- a CDS encoding YciI family protein has translation MPRFMSLIRIDEQNLPSENPGPEFEKRMGALFEEITKAGVMLETAGLTPTAQGTRVTWSGGKLSCTDGPFTETKEVVGGYAILQAKDKAEALEWTKRFLQIHPANWTVTSEVRQIDEATGL, from the coding sequence ATGCCCCGCTTCATGTCGCTGATCCGCATCGATGAGCAGAACCTCCCCTCCGAGAACCCGGGCCCCGAGTTCGAGAAGCGCATGGGCGCCCTGTTCGAGGAGATCACCAAGGCCGGGGTCATGCTGGAGACGGCCGGGCTCACCCCGACCGCCCAGGGCACGAGGGTCACCTGGTCCGGCGGCAAGCTCAGCTGCACCGACGGTCCCTTCACCGAGACCAAGGAGGTCGTCGGCGGCTACGCCATCCTCCAGGCCAAGGACAAGGCCGAAGCCCTGGAATGGACCAAGCGGTTCCTGCAGATCCACCCGGCGAACTGGACCGTCACCTCCGAGGTCCGCCAGATCGACGAGGCCACGGGCCTCTGA
- a CDS encoding MFS transporter, with product MVALIVQFMVALDMSVVNVALPDMRRDLGFTPEGLLWVVNAYALAFGGLLMLGGRLADLIGSGRVLTAGLVLFGVASLAGGLAWSPGGLIAARAVQGIGAAALAPVAFALIAIAFPAGPARSRALGLWGMAGAAGGAVGVLAGGVLTDAASWRAVMLVNVPIVVFALVGAVRSGLESRPARTGARLDVAGALLATAGAALLVLGLVRTSSHPWGSAQTLSTLGAAVLLLVAFAAVELRAGTPLLRLGLLKGRPVLTANLFCLLLSSGQFAAFYFASLYMQQVLGYGPTAAGAAFVPFSVGVVAGSLVATRTIAALGTRRLLAAGGGLAALGLAGFAATAQADGSFLYSVLGPSLVCSTGIGMCFVPLGTAATTDVASDETGMASGLLNSARQVGGSLGLAVLVTVAARVTGDGDRPADLAAGYAAAFWVCAGLLAAAALAALVLLPALERTAPVAAPVAVPEDSQKNSGGAVDPAASRSTQG from the coding sequence ATGGTGGCTCTCATCGTGCAGTTCATGGTGGCGTTGGACATGTCCGTGGTGAACGTCGCGCTGCCGGACATGCGCCGCGATCTCGGCTTCACCCCGGAGGGGCTCCTCTGGGTGGTGAACGCCTATGCGCTGGCGTTCGGCGGGCTGTTGATGCTCGGCGGGCGTCTCGCCGACCTGATCGGCAGCGGCCGGGTCCTGACGGCGGGCCTGGTGCTCTTCGGCGTGGCGAGCCTGGCCGGGGGACTCGCATGGTCGCCCGGTGGGCTGATCGCCGCACGGGCGGTGCAGGGGATCGGCGCGGCCGCGCTCGCCCCGGTCGCCTTCGCCCTGATCGCCATCGCCTTCCCGGCCGGGCCCGCCCGCTCCCGTGCCCTGGGGCTGTGGGGCATGGCGGGTGCGGCGGGCGGAGCGGTGGGCGTGCTCGCCGGCGGGGTGCTCACCGATGCGGCGAGCTGGCGTGCGGTGATGCTGGTGAATGTGCCGATCGTGGTGTTCGCGCTGGTGGGAGCCGTACGCTCCGGGCTGGAGAGCCGTCCCGCCCGGACCGGCGCCCGGCTCGATGTGGCCGGAGCGCTGCTGGCAACCGCCGGTGCAGCCCTGCTGGTCCTCGGGCTCGTACGCACATCGAGCCACCCATGGGGGTCGGCACAGACGCTGAGCACGCTCGGTGCCGCCGTGCTCCTGCTGGTCGCCTTCGCCGCTGTCGAGCTGCGGGCCGGGACTCCACTGCTGCGTCTCGGTCTGCTGAAGGGGAGGCCGGTCCTGACCGCGAATCTCTTCTGCCTGCTGCTGAGCTCGGGGCAGTTCGCCGCGTTCTACTTCGCCTCGCTCTACATGCAGCAGGTGCTCGGTTACGGGCCGACCGCCGCCGGTGCCGCGTTTGTGCCGTTCTCGGTGGGCGTCGTCGCGGGCTCGCTCGTCGCCACCCGTACGATCGCGGCGCTCGGCACCCGGCGGCTGCTGGCGGCGGGCGGTGGTCTTGCCGCGCTCGGCCTCGCCGGGTTCGCGGCGACGGCGCAGGCGGACGGCAGCTTCCTGTACTCGGTCCTCGGCCCGTCCCTGGTCTGCAGCACCGGCATCGGGATGTGCTTCGTACCGCTCGGCACCGCGGCCACGACCGACGTCGCGTCCGACGAGACGGGGATGGCCTCCGGGCTGCTGAACAGTGCCCGCCAGGTCGGCGGCTCGCTGGGGCTCGCGGTCCTGGTCACCGTCGCCGCCCGGGTCACCGGCGACGGTGACCGGCCGGCCGATCTGGCGGCGGGGTACGCGGCGGCGTTCTGGGTCTGCGCGGGGCTGCTCGCGGCGGCGGCGCTGGCGGCCCTGGTGCTTCTCCCGGCACTGGAACGGACCGCTCCGGTGGCTGCCCCGGTGGCCGTTCCGGAAGATTCTCAGAAGAATTCCGGTGGAGCTGTCGATCCGGCCGCCTCCCGTTCGACGCAAGGGTGA
- a CDS encoding TetR/AcrR family transcriptional regulator produces the protein MSGTEKASGTAKKQTAAKRSVGRPRRLDPDAMVAVARRIIEEEGLDALSMRRVAKELGSTPMALYHYVQDKDELLMLTLSGTAAAFPRPELPEDPRERLLAVAVHMHGILAQIPWVLDILALGELTDKNALWMVEEIIGSALACGLSPAQAVRAYRTIWSYVYGDLVFRRAAERRAENPPGRRYFPEMINEEDAAALPRLTEVRDRWREYAADYEVAEELDAIIEGLISRGTSRG, from the coding sequence GTGTCAGGGACAGAAAAGGCATCAGGAACAGCGAAGAAGCAGACGGCGGCGAAACGGTCCGTCGGGCGGCCGCGCAGGCTCGACCCGGACGCGATGGTCGCCGTCGCGCGCCGCATCATCGAGGAAGAGGGCCTGGACGCCCTGAGCATGCGGCGGGTGGCGAAGGAGCTCGGCTCCACGCCGATGGCGCTGTACCACTATGTGCAGGACAAGGACGAGCTGCTGATGCTCACCCTGTCGGGCACCGCGGCCGCCTTCCCGCGCCCCGAACTGCCCGAGGACCCGCGCGAGCGGCTGCTCGCGGTGGCGGTGCACATGCACGGCATACTGGCGCAAATCCCCTGGGTGCTGGACATCCTGGCGCTGGGCGAGCTCACCGACAAGAACGCGCTGTGGATGGTCGAGGAGATCATCGGCTCCGCGCTCGCCTGCGGTCTCTCCCCCGCCCAGGCGGTACGCGCGTACCGGACGATCTGGAGTTACGTCTACGGCGACCTGGTCTTCCGCAGGGCGGCCGAGCGCCGCGCGGAGAACCCGCCGGGCAGGCGGTACTTCCCCGAGATGATCAACGAGGAGGACGCGGCCGCGCTGCCCCGGCTGACGGAGGTCAGGGACCGGTGGCGCGAGTACGCAGCCGACTACGAAGTGGCGGAGGAACTCGACGCGATCATCGAGGGGCTGATCAGCCGAGGAACTTCCCGGGGCTAG
- the tsaD gene encoding tRNA (adenosine(37)-N6)-threonylcarbamoyltransferase complex transferase subunit TsaD: protein MADEPLVLGIETSCDETGVGIVRGTTLLADAVASSVDTHARFGGVVPEIASRAHLEAMVPTIERALKDAGISARDLDGISVTAGPGLAGALLVGVSAAKAYAYALNKPLYGVNHLASHICVDQLEHGPLPEPTMALLVSGGHSSLLLAPDITNDVRPLGATIDDAAGEAFDKIARVLDLGFPGGPVIDRLAKEGDPKAIAFPRGLSGSRDPAYDFSFSGLKTSVARWIEAKRAAGEEVPVRDVAASFQEAVVDVLTRKAVRACKDEGVDHLMIGGGVAANSRLRALAEERCERAGIRLRVPRPGLCTDNGAMVAALGAEMVARGRPASDLELSADSSLPVTDTHVPGAHAHDHDHVHEISKDNLYS from the coding sequence ATGGCTGACGAACCGCTCGTACTCGGCATCGAGACCTCCTGCGACGAGACCGGCGTCGGCATCGTCCGCGGTACGACGCTGCTCGCCGACGCCGTCGCGTCCAGCGTCGACACGCACGCCCGCTTCGGCGGCGTCGTCCCCGAGATCGCCTCCCGCGCGCACCTGGAGGCGATGGTCCCCACCATCGAGCGCGCCCTGAAGGACGCCGGGATCAGCGCCCGCGACCTCGACGGCATCTCCGTCACCGCGGGTCCCGGGCTCGCGGGCGCGCTGCTCGTCGGTGTCTCGGCGGCGAAGGCGTACGCGTACGCGCTGAACAAGCCGCTCTACGGGGTCAACCACCTCGCCTCCCACATCTGCGTCGACCAGCTGGAGCACGGCCCGCTGCCCGAGCCGACGATGGCGCTGCTGGTCAGCGGCGGCCACTCCTCGCTGCTGCTCGCGCCGGACATCACCAATGACGTACGGCCGCTGGGCGCGACCATCGACGACGCGGCGGGCGAGGCCTTCGACAAGATCGCCCGGGTGCTGGACCTCGGCTTCCCCGGCGGTCCGGTCATCGACCGGCTGGCGAAGGAGGGCGACCCGAAGGCGATCGCGTTCCCGCGCGGTCTGAGCGGCTCGCGCGACCCCGCGTACGACTTCTCCTTCTCCGGTCTGAAGACCTCGGTGGCCCGCTGGATCGAGGCCAAGCGCGCGGCGGGCGAAGAGGTGCCGGTACGGGATGTGGCCGCGTCCTTCCAGGAGGCCGTGGTGGATGTGCTCACCCGAAAGGCCGTCCGGGCCTGCAAGGACGAGGGCGTCGACCACCTGATGATCGGCGGCGGTGTCGCGGCCAACTCACGGCTGCGGGCGCTGGCCGAGGAACGGTGCGAGCGGGCCGGCATCCGGCTGCGGGTGCCGCGGCCGGGGCTGTGCACGGACAACGGGGCGATGGTCGCGGCGCTGGGCGCGGAGATGGTGGCCCGGGGCAGGCCGGCGTCGGACCTGGAGCTGTCCGCGGACTCGTCGCTGCCGGTGACCGACACCCACGTTCCCGGTGCCCACGCGCACGACCACGACCATGTGCACGAGATCAGCAAGGACAACCTCTACTCATGA
- the rimI gene encoding ribosomal protein S18-alanine N-acetyltransferase, translating into MTTTTAVLREMRWWDIDPVLELEHELFPDDAWSAGMFWSELAHSRGPQATRRYVVAEDPVTGRVVGYAGLAAAGDLADVQTIGVTRDHWGGGLGSELLNDLLKHATAFECAEVLLEVRVDNTRAQKLYERFGFEPIGFRRGYYQPGNIDALVMRLHVHEHDHVQELVQETETD; encoded by the coding sequence GTGACGACCACGACTGCCGTACTGCGCGAGATGCGCTGGTGGGACATCGATCCGGTGCTGGAGCTCGAACACGAGCTGTTTCCGGACGACGCCTGGTCGGCCGGCATGTTCTGGTCCGAGCTGGCGCACTCCCGCGGCCCGCAGGCCACCCGCCGCTACGTCGTCGCCGAGGACCCCGTCACCGGCCGGGTCGTCGGCTACGCAGGGCTCGCCGCGGCCGGTGACCTCGCCGATGTGCAGACGATCGGTGTCACCCGCGACCACTGGGGCGGCGGCCTCGGCTCCGAACTCCTCAACGATCTGCTGAAGCATGCCACGGCCTTCGAGTGCGCCGAGGTGCTGCTCGAAGTCCGCGTCGACAACACCCGGGCGCAGAAGCTGTACGAACGCTTCGGCTTCGAACCGATCGGCTTCCGACGCGGCTACTACCAGCCGGGCAACATCGACGCACTCGTCATGCGCCTCCACGTACACGAACACGATCACGTACAAGAGCTCGTACAGGAAACAGAGACTGACTGA
- the tsaB gene encoding tRNA (adenosine(37)-N6)-threonylcarbamoyltransferase complex dimerization subunit type 1 TsaB, which yields MLLLAVDTATPAVTVALHDGTSVVAESGRVDARRHGELLLPAVDRVLAEAGVKLDAVTDVVVGVGPGPYTGLRVGLVTAATFGSALSVPVHGLCTLDGLAYAAGQGGQEGPFAVATDARRKEVYWARYDDFRTRATEPAVDRPADIAEQLAGLPVVGAGAVLYPEAFPDARGPEHVSAGALAALAAERLAAGAELLPPQPLYLRRPDAQVPKNYKVVTPK from the coding sequence GTGCTCTTGCTCGCCGTGGATACCGCCACCCCCGCCGTCACCGTCGCCCTTCACGACGGGACCTCCGTCGTCGCCGAGTCCGGTCGGGTCGACGCCCGAAGGCACGGGGAGCTGCTGCTGCCCGCCGTCGACCGGGTCCTCGCCGAGGCCGGGGTGAAACTCGACGCCGTGACCGACGTGGTCGTGGGCGTCGGGCCCGGACCGTACACCGGGCTGCGGGTCGGCCTGGTCACGGCCGCGACCTTTGGCTCCGCGCTCTCCGTACCCGTGCACGGGCTGTGCACCCTGGACGGTCTCGCGTACGCCGCCGGGCAGGGCGGCCAGGAAGGCCCGTTCGCCGTCGCGACGGACGCCCGCCGCAAGGAGGTCTACTGGGCGAGGTACGACGACTTCCGTACGCGTGCCACGGAGCCCGCTGTCGACCGGCCCGCCGACATCGCCGAGCAGCTCGCCGGACTTCCCGTCGTCGGGGCGGGCGCGGTGCTCTACCCCGAGGCGTTCCCGGACGCCCGGGGCCCCGAGCACGTCTCCGCGGGTGCGCTGGCAGCCCTCGCCGCCGAACGTCTCGCCGCGGGCGCGGAGCTGCTGCCGCCGCAGCCGCTCTACCTCCGCAGGCCCGACGCCCAGGTCCCGAAGAACTACAAGGTGGTCACCCCGAAGTGA
- the tsaE gene encoding tRNA (adenosine(37)-N6)-threonylcarbamoyltransferase complex ATPase subunit type 1 TsaE — MEAPHNSLAAEVDEGAAPGTVTVSLAVESPEQMQALGRRIAGVLRPGDLVMLTGELGAGKTTLTRGLGEGLGVRGAVTSPTFVIARVHPSLTGGPALVHVDAYRLGGGLDEMEDLDLDVSLPESVVVVEWGDGKVEELSEDRLQVLIHRAVGDTDDERRSVTLVGIGARWAGLRGARETLEG, encoded by the coding sequence ATGGAAGCACCGCACAACAGCCTGGCGGCTGAGGTGGACGAGGGCGCCGCGCCGGGCACCGTCACCGTGAGCCTCGCCGTCGAGTCCCCCGAACAGATGCAGGCCCTCGGCCGCCGGATCGCGGGTGTACTGCGCCCCGGCGACCTCGTGATGCTCACCGGTGAGCTCGGCGCCGGAAAGACGACGCTCACCCGTGGGCTCGGCGAGGGCCTCGGGGTGCGCGGCGCCGTCACCTCTCCCACCTTCGTGATCGCTCGCGTCCACCCGTCGCTGACCGGCGGTCCCGCGCTGGTCCACGTCGACGCGTACCGCCTCGGCGGCGGGCTGGACGAGATGGAGGACCTGGACCTCGATGTGTCGCTGCCGGAGTCGGTGGTGGTCGTGGAATGGGGCGACGGCAAGGTCGAGGAACTGTCGGAGGACCGGCTGCAGGTGCTGATCCACCGCGCGGTCGGCGACACGGACGATGAACGGCGCTCGGTGACGCTGGTGGGGATCGGGGCGCGCTGGGCGGGGCTGCGGGGGGCGCGAGAGACGCTGGAGGGCTGA
- a CDS encoding alpha/beta fold hydrolase, with product MSEIGAGDAVTTAATAVGWRRAGIAGAAIGVIAAGAAAGVAVERLTVGRGMRRRARLALDASGPYGSLRGLPGRAAADDGTELYYEVDEVEPDGGAGAAGGDESGTSASGTATGAGTRRRRLFGRKAPAPVTVVFSHGYCLSQDSWHFQRAALRGLVRTVHWDQRSHGRSERGRAQADGVTVGIDQLGRDLKAVIDAAAPEGRLVLVGHSMGGMTMMALAEQYPQLIRDRVAAVAFVGTSSGKLGEVTFGLPIAGVNAVRRVLPGVLRALGSQAELVERGRRATADLFAGLIKRYSFGSRDVDPAVERFAERLIESTPIDVVAEFYPAFTEHDKSHVLPAFRDLPVLILAGDKDLVTPSSHSEAIADHLPDAELVIVPDAGHLVMLEHPETVTDRLADLLVRVGAVPAAANVGGHGSTAQQPGG from the coding sequence GTGAGCGAGATCGGTGCGGGGGACGCGGTCACGACGGCCGCTACGGCGGTCGGCTGGCGCCGGGCAGGGATCGCCGGAGCCGCCATAGGTGTGATCGCGGCCGGTGCGGCCGCCGGTGTCGCGGTCGAGCGGCTGACCGTGGGCCGTGGCATGCGCAGAAGGGCGAGGCTGGCGCTGGACGCCTCGGGGCCGTACGGCTCGCTGCGCGGGCTGCCGGGCCGGGCCGCGGCCGACGACGGCACCGAGCTGTACTACGAGGTCGACGAGGTCGAGCCGGACGGCGGTGCGGGGGCCGCCGGGGGCGACGAGAGCGGTACCAGCGCCTCCGGTACCGCCACGGGGGCCGGTACGCGCCGCCGCCGGCTCTTCGGCCGCAAGGCACCCGCGCCCGTCACCGTCGTCTTCAGCCATGGCTACTGCCTCAGCCAGGACTCCTGGCACTTCCAGCGGGCGGCGCTGCGCGGCCTGGTCCGCACCGTCCACTGGGACCAGCGCAGCCACGGCCGCTCCGAGCGGGGCCGGGCCCAGGCGGACGGGGTGACGGTCGGCATCGACCAGCTCGGCCGCGATCTGAAGGCGGTCATCGACGCGGCCGCACCGGAGGGGCGGCTGGTGCTGGTCGGGCACTCGATGGGCGGCATGACGATGATGGCGCTCGCCGAGCAGTACCCCCAGCTCATCCGGGACCGGGTCGCCGCCGTCGCCTTCGTCGGCACATCGAGCGGAAAGCTCGGCGAGGTCACTTTCGGGCTGCCGATCGCGGGCGTGAACGCCGTGCGGCGGGTGCTGCCCGGGGTGCTCAGGGCGCTCGGCTCCCAGGCCGAGCTGGTGGAACGGGGCCGGCGGGCGACCGCCGATCTCTTCGCCGGGCTGATCAAGCGGTACTCGTTCGGTTCGCGGGACGTCGACCCGGCGGTCGAGCGGTTCGCCGAGCGGCTCATCGAATCCACCCCGATCGATGTGGTCGCCGAGTTCTACCCGGCCTTCACCGAACACGACAAGAGCCACGTCCTGCCCGCCTTCCGTGACCTCCCGGTGCTGATCCTGGCGGGCGACAAGGATCTGGTGACGCCCAGCTCGCACAGCGAGGCCATCGCGGACCATCTCCCGGACGCGGAGCTGGTCATCGTCCCGGACGCCGGTCATCTGGTGATGCTGGAACACCCGGAAACGGTGACGGACCGGCTGGCGGACCTGCTGGTCCGCGTCGGGGCGGTGCCGGCAGCGGCTAACGTTGGCGGGCATGGAAGCACCGCACAACAGCCTGGCGGCTGA